Proteins encoded in a region of the Augochlora pura isolate Apur16 chromosome 4, APUR_v2.2.1, whole genome shotgun sequence genome:
- the LOC144468941 gene encoding maltase 2 produces MAKFRGGLLVVLAVICIGAERVDKLPEKEWWENALVYQIWPRGFQDSNGDGEGDLKGIISRLDYIQELSVDAIWLNPIYPSPMIDSGYDVSNYSDIHQLFGTLDDFDLLIKEAHNRGIKVILDLVPNHSSNKHEWFLMSTTRNVRYSDYYIWADGSIDRNGQRVPPNNWVSTYSEEPGSAWTWNIRRQQWYYHKFHETQPDLNLRNEDVLGEMLNVIDFWLARGVDGFRIGAVSYLIEDKDLRDEPDVGNGDYTAGLSENVALVYKFRSYINHWINAEKSTPKLLILESHDSDDKLIALYGNATSKGVPPFNFRFITSVRNNSKAEQIKNVLGSWLNKIPDNANTNWVLSNHDNSRVATRIGLNRVDGLHMLSLLLPGQAYTYYGDEIAMLNTKISWYDTIDPMGKSRTRETYEKYSRDPARTPMQWNSDPSAGFSTNWRTYLPLHPEYLSRNVEAQRNATQSNLNTYKMLSKLRKEAVFTHGGYELATSNNDRVFVLKRFLKNHPTYIVVVNLGLLQENVNLTALYPNIEATMKIVVASSNAVSTMEAVSTEKLVLSANAAYVLQSTAVKPGNSSSVNSMAITQLILSALVAMMLSK; encoded by the exons ATGGCCAAGTTCCGCGGTGGTTTGCTGGTCGTTCTGGCGGTGATCTGCATCGGTGCAGAGAGGGTCGACAAGTTGCCGGAAAAAGAATGGTGGGAAAACGCGCTCGTTTATCAAATTTGGCCGAGAGGGTTCCAGGACAGCAACGGAGACGGGGAGGGTGACCTCAAGG GCATCATCAGTCGTCTCGATTATATCCAAGAGCTTTCAGTCGATGCTATTTGGCTGAACCCCATCTATCCATCCCCTATGATCGACTCTGGCTACGACGTCTCTAATTACAGCGACATACATCAATTATTTGGTACCTTGGACGACTTCGATTTGCTTATCAAAGAAGCACACAATCGTG GTATCAAAGTGATTTTAGACTTGGTGCCGAATCACTCTAGCAACAAACACGAGTGGTTCTTGATGTCGACTACGAGGAATGTCCGCTATAGCGACTATTACATATGGGCGGACGGGTCCATTGATCGAAATGGACAACGCGTGCCGCCAAATAATTGG GTGAGCACCTACAGCGAAGAGCCTGGATCCGCCTGGACGTGGAACATTAGAAGACAACAATGGTATTACCATAAATTCCACGAGACTCAACCGGACCTAAATTTGAGAAACGAAGACGTGTTAGGAGAAATGCTG AATGTAATCGACTTCTGGCTGGCGAGAGGCGTCGACGGCTTCCGGATCGGCGCAGTGTCGTATTTAATCGAAGACAAGGATCTGAGAGACGAGCCTGATGTTGGAAACGGTGATTACACTGCCGGATTGTCTGAAAACGTAGCTCTCGTGTACAAATTCCGCAGCTACATCAATCATTGGATCAACGCTGAGAAGTCTACTCCGAA ATTGCTGATTCTGGAATCTCACGATTCCGACGACAAATTGATAGCTCTTTATGGGAATGCTACCAGCAAGGGGGTTCCTCCTTTCAATTTCCGGTTTATAACTTCCGTTCGGAACAATAGCAAAGccgaacaaattaaaaatgttctggGAAGTTGGTTGAACAAGATTCCTGATAATGCGAACACGAACTGGGTG CTCTCCAATCACGACAATTCAAGAGTCGCGACCAGAATTGGCCTGAACCGCGTCGACGGTCTCCACATGTTAAGCTTGTTGTTGCCCGGCCAGGCGTACACTTATTACGGTGACGAGATCGCGATGTTAAACACAAAGATCTCGTGGTACGACACGATCGACCCGATGGGCAAATCGAGGACCAGGGAAACTTACGAGAAGTACTCCAGGGACCCTGCTAGAACGCCGATGCAGTGGAACTCGGATCCATCCGCGGGATTCTCGACGAATTGGAGGACGTATCTTCCGCTTCATCCGGAATACCTGAGCAGAAACGTGGAAGCGCAGCGAAACGCGACGCAGAGCAATTTAAACACTTACAAAATGCTGTCTAAATTAAGGAAAGAAGCGGTGTTCACCCACGGTGGCTACGAACTGGCTACCTCGAACAACGATCGCGTGTTCGTCTTAAAAAG GTTTCTGAAGAACCATCCTACGTACATCGTCGTCGTCAATCTAGGACTGCTCCAAGAGAACGTCAATTTGACCGCGTTGTATCCGAACATCGAAGCCACCATGAAAATTGTCGTTGCTTCCAGCAACGCCGTTTCGACCAT GGAAGCTGTCTCTACGGAGAAGTTGGTGCTCAGCGCGAACGCTGCGTACGTTTTGCAGTCGACTGCGGTGAAGCCGGGGAACAGTTCTTCCGTCAACTCGATGGCGATTACGCAGCTGATATTGAGCGCGCTCGTGGCAATGATGCTGTCCAAATAG
- the LOC144468942 gene encoding odorant receptor 13a-like translates to MFEKATPEKAVGFVRFFVSFNMYWPIESTATKFRRVFYNALKAASLLCTVGVFLPLSYSVYVNLLRDDAVNFSKAATMTLACVHVVGQAGVSFFQHDQLQRLVEEMMAYFRNLKPHEKEIYQRYIDNYCPFYAVSSIWNALAAFLVIVGALFTPQPFPMMAEYPFSVDYEPVRSVVYLQHSYVAVQCMSTLSSNMIAALLILFAAGRFEILMVDLRDAITVDHLKSCIEQCQLVRKYAEDVVEGVQYIAIITLIISSGNLVLSGFNVIGRQPIMVKVQSIFLAGSALIEVYMCAWPADALMEVSETAVDSVYRGNWYNQDLRVQKTVLLMLLPQKPIVISLKFVMVALSLNYYCSYVSNAFSLFTALRVVLDKEVDTEPSTNSTCCID, encoded by the exons ATGTTCGAGAAGGCAACGCCGGAGAAGGCAGTCGGCTTCGTTCGGTTCTTCGTGTCGTTTAACATGTACTGGCCGATCGAGTCGACCGCTACCAAATTTCGGAGAGTCTTCTACAATGCTCTGAAGGCCGCGAGCTTGCTATGCACGGTCGGCGTCTTTCTGCCATTGTCTTACTCGGTTTACGTTAATCTGCTGCGGGACGACGCTGTTAATTTCTCGAAGGCCGCCACCATGACGCTGGCTTGCGTTCACGTCGTCGGCCAGGCTGGTGTCAGCTTCTTTCAGCACGATCAATTACAG CGTCTGGTGGAGGAAATGATGGCGTACTTTCGAAACCTGAAGCCGCACGAAAAGGAGATTTACCAGCGATACATCGACAATTATTGCCCATTTTACGCGGTGTCCAGCATCTGGAACGCTTTGGCAGCGTTCCTCGTGATCGTCGGAGCATTGTTCACCCCGCAGCCGTTCCCGATGATGGCCGAATACCCTTTCTCGGTCGATTACGAGCCCGTCAGATCCGTAGTCTACCTGCAACATTCTTACGTCGCCGTACAGTGCATGAGCACTCTTAGCTCGAACATGATCGCCGCGCTGCTGATTTTATTCGCCGCCGGCAGGTTCGAGATCTTGATGGTGGATCTTCGCGATGCCATCACCGTCGATCACTTGAAGAGCTGCATAGAACAGTGCCAGCTCGTCAGAAA GTACGCGGAAGACGTGGTCGAAGGAGTCCAATACATAGCCATAATCACGTTAATCATTAGCAGCGGGAACCTCGTGCTTTCCGGGTTCAACGTTATCGGA CGGCAACCAATCATGGTAAAAGTTCAATCCATTTTTCTGGCTGGGTCAGCGCTGATTGAGGTTTACATGTGCGCCTGGCCAGCCGACGCTCTGATGGAAGTG AGCGAGACCGCTGTCGACAGCGTGTACCGAGGGAACTGGTACAATCAAGATTTAAGGGTGCAAAAGACCGTGTTGCTGATGTTGTTACCTCAAAAGCCCATAGTGATTAGCCTGAAATTCGTGATGGTAGCGCTTTCCTTGAACTACTATTGCTCG TATGTCTCGAACGCGTTCTCGTTGTTCACCGCGCTACGAGTTGTATTGGACAAAGAAGTCGACACAGAGCCGTCAACGAACTCCACGTGCTGCATCGACTAA
- the LOC144468945 gene encoding uncharacterized protein LOC144468945, translating into MEPKETTHLFCGKHVHEAIRINAFKQKQWDAESMSDDYPFYTVDPVWMNVRLFVFWFLWAMLIVVLVASILSYCCLSPQKGSTTEEIFILNTTST; encoded by the exons ATGGAACCCAAAGAGACCACTCACCTTTTCTGTGGCAAACACGTCCACGAGGCCATTAGGATCAACGCGTTCAAACAAAAGCAATGGGACGCAG AATCGATGAGCGACGATTATCCATTCTACACTGTCGATCCCGTTTGGATGAACGTTCGGCTGTTCGTGTTCTGGTTTTTATGGGCCATGCTGATAGTAGTACTTGTTGCCTCGATTTTATCTTACTGCTGTCTCTCGCCGCAGAAGGGCTCAACGACCgaagagatatttattttaaacacgACGAGCACG TAA